One region of Quercus lobata isolate SW786 chromosome 2, ValleyOak3.0 Primary Assembly, whole genome shotgun sequence genomic DNA includes:
- the LOC115962205 gene encoding uncharacterized protein LOC115962205 translates to MASFLCQQLNVQVVVIELDASAIVDAFTHQSAANTIVSLIMDDCKLLMDQMPQAIIRHVYRKVNRSANWLANFGLNLDCNFELLTGPPVDLISVLEADSRGLYCNRQCIDPGFVS, encoded by the coding sequence ATGGCCTCCTTTTTATGTCAACAATTGAATGTGCAAGTTGTGGTTATTGAGTTAGATGCAAGTGCCATAGTTGATGCCTTTACTCACCAATCTGCAGCTAACACCATTGTGTCCTTAATTATGGATGACTGTAAGCTCTTGATGGACCAAATGCCCCAAGCAATCATTAGACACGTCTATAGGAAAGTAAACAGAAGTGCAAACTGGCTTGCGAATTTCGGGCTGAACTTAGATTGTAATTTTGAGTTGTTGACTGGTCCTCCTGTGGACCTTATCTCTGTTCTAGAGGCTGATAGTCGTGGTCTGTATTGTAACAGACAGTGTATTGATCCTGGctttgtttcttag